The Bifidobacterium animalis subsp. animalis ATCC 25527 genome has a segment encoding these proteins:
- a CDS encoding flippase, with the protein MSKSLVKNSFFNVVYQLLNVLFPLITAPYVARVLLPENVGKVAVAQNWAQYFIVFAALGLPTYAVRETAQHRKNKQELDKAFSELLMINTISTTISVIAYIIMLFTFGTFRENIALYLAVGAGILFNYITIDWLYQGIEDYGYIAMRSFIVKLLSLIALLVLVRNRNDFVIYALISTCAVGANNILNVLHLPKIGVHLTFRNLTFKQHVKPIMIFFANSISVRLYTLLNVTFLGIFSTDDAVAFYSNSDKVVRIIITVIAGIGNVLLPRLSIYAKRGEKKRCSNIVSSVFNILFFIFVPTGIGLILMSKEIVLILFGSAYAPSILTLQIMSLLIYTLGFNNLFVSINLAFAKDKEYLICSISGALSCLVLNYVLIPVLQQNGTAIASVLSEGIVTGVAIFFSAQTIKLHFDKKIIAKTILASILMAVVVYCFKLLISNLILCLIASVGFGSLTYIIISWLLKNPVLFQIINLTLKCRK; encoded by the coding sequence ATGAGCAAATCCCTAGTCAAGAACTCATTCTTCAATGTTGTCTATCAATTGTTGAATGTGCTGTTTCCACTCATCACAGCACCGTACGTGGCTCGCGTGCTGCTACCGGAAAATGTCGGCAAAGTGGCAGTGGCACAGAACTGGGCACAATACTTTATCGTGTTCGCGGCACTCGGCCTTCCCACCTACGCGGTGCGGGAAACCGCCCAACATCGGAAGAACAAGCAGGAACTCGACAAGGCTTTCAGCGAGCTGCTGATGATCAACACCATCTCCACCACGATCAGCGTCATCGCCTACATAATCATGCTGTTCACCTTCGGAACCTTCCGCGAGAACATCGCACTGTATTTGGCCGTTGGCGCTGGCATCCTGTTCAACTACATCACCATCGACTGGCTCTACCAAGGCATTGAGGACTACGGCTACATTGCCATGCGCAGCTTCATCGTCAAACTGCTCTCGCTCATCGCATTGCTGGTGTTGGTGCGGAACAGGAACGATTTCGTCATCTACGCGTTGATCTCCACCTGTGCGGTCGGTGCGAACAACATACTCAACGTGCTGCACCTCCCCAAGATCGGTGTGCACCTGACATTCAGGAATCTCACATTCAAACAGCACGTCAAGCCAATCATGATTTTCTTCGCCAACTCGATTTCGGTAAGACTCTACACACTCCTAAACGTGACATTTCTTGGCATATTCTCCACAGATGACGCTGTCGCGTTTTATTCCAATTCCGATAAAGTCGTCCGCATTATCATTACAGTAATCGCCGGCATTGGGAATGTCCTGCTCCCTCGCTTGAGCATTTATGCCAAACGTGGAGAAAAAAAACGGTGCTCAAATATCGTGTCTTCAGTATTTAACATCCTTTTCTTCATATTCGTACCTACTGGTATTGGGCTGATACTTATGTCGAAAGAAATAGTACTCATATTATTCGGGTCTGCTTATGCCCCATCTATTCTAACGTTGCAAATAATGTCACTTCTCATCTATACACTAGGATTCAATAATCTTTTTGTCTCTATCAATCTTGCTTTCGCCAAAGATAAAGAATATCTTATATGCTCTATCTCTGGAGCTCTTTCCTGCTTAGTTTTAAATTATGTGCTCATCCCCGTGCTCCAACAAAACGGAACTGCTATTGCCTCTGTGCTGAGCGAAGGCATAGTCACCGGAGTCGCTATTTTCTTCTCAGCCCAAACAATCAAACTACATTTTGACAAAAAAATCATTGCCAAGACTATCTTGGCCTCCATTCTCATGGCTGTCGTAGTCTATTGTTTCAAATTACTGATTAGTAATCTCATTTTGTGTCTTATCGCCAGCGTCGGATTTGGATCGCTAACTTACATAATAATTTCCTGGCTGCTGAAGAACCCCGTGCTCTTCCAGATCATCAACCTCACACTGAAATGCCGTAAATAA